Proteins encoded by one window of Paenibacillus sp. DCT19:
- a CDS encoding carbon-nitrogen hydrolase family protein, which yields MAFQLVMAQFGSSSTKQENLDKAEKALEEATRIHHADIVVFPEAFMSFYQIGTPRERKLEDAEPLDGHFVTTMRALAKQYGVWVVFGTRETTEDVNDDRVYNSSVILNSDGEIVSSYRKTHLYDAFGAQESRDIKPGTSLFEPIDTPFGKLGLFVCYELRFPEIARYQALHGADILLVPSGWVRGHVKEQHWESLVTTRALENTAYVVAVNQINEFYIGQSLIVDPMGVVVARGAETETLIPHRIDLERVREVRSKLPSHLHRQAHLYG from the coding sequence ATGGCCTTCCAACTCGTTATGGCTCAATTCGGTTCTTCTAGCACCAAGCAAGAGAATCTGGACAAAGCAGAAAAAGCACTTGAAGAAGCGACTCGTATTCATCACGCAGATATCGTTGTTTTCCCTGAAGCCTTCATGAGCTTCTATCAGATTGGCACACCCCGAGAAAGGAAGCTGGAAGATGCAGAGCCGCTGGATGGGCACTTTGTCACTACCATGCGTGCTCTTGCCAAGCAATATGGCGTATGGGTTGTGTTCGGCACACGGGAGACAACAGAAGATGTGAACGATGATCGGGTCTATAACTCGTCGGTCATCCTCAATTCAGATGGGGAGATTGTGAGCAGTTATCGCAAAACACACCTGTACGATGCCTTCGGGGCTCAGGAGTCGCGTGATATTAAACCAGGCACATCATTGTTTGAGCCGATCGATACACCTTTTGGCAAGTTAGGGCTGTTCGTATGTTATGAGCTGAGATTCCCAGAGATTGCCCGTTATCAAGCTTTGCACGGTGCAGATATCCTTCTTGTTCCTTCCGGCTGGGTACGTGGTCACGTCAAAGAGCAACATTGGGAAAGTCTAGTCACTACACGCGCACTCGAAAATACAGCATATGTCGTTGCCGTTAACCAAATTAACGAATTTTATATCGGACAAAGTCTCATTGTTGACCCAATGGGTGTTGTCGTTGCACGTGGAGCTGAGACGGAGACCCTCATCCCCCATCGCATAGATCTCGAGCGTGTACGTGAAGTACGTTCTAAGCTGCCTTCCCATCTACACAGACAGGCTCATCTATACGGTTAA
- a CDS encoding xanthine phosphoribosyltransferase — MQLLKDKVRQEGIVLSEQVLKVDSFLNHQMDPVLMKEVGKEFIRRFEGENITRVLTIESSGIAPGIMTALELNVPLIFARKQKSLTLTEDILVEKVYSFTKQETNEITVAKKFMQPGDRVLIIDDFLANGEAAFGLARIVEQVGAEVVGIGIVIEKAFQPGGRLLQEAGYRVESLVRIGALSNGQVTFADEEGTN, encoded by the coding sequence ATGCAATTGCTAAAAGATAAGGTAAGACAGGAAGGTATTGTGCTGTCTGAACAAGTCCTGAAAGTGGACTCATTTTTGAACCATCAGATGGACCCGGTTCTCATGAAGGAAGTAGGTAAGGAATTCATCCGCCGCTTCGAAGGAGAGAATATCACACGTGTGCTTACGATCGAATCCTCAGGTATAGCCCCAGGCATCATGACTGCGTTGGAGCTTAATGTACCGCTGATTTTTGCACGGAAGCAGAAGTCACTTACACTTACAGAAGATATCCTGGTCGAGAAGGTGTATTCATTCACGAAGCAGGAGACCAATGAGATTACGGTTGCCAAAAAGTTCATGCAGCCAGGTGATCGCGTACTTATTATCGATGATTTCTTGGCGAATGGTGAGGCGGCATTTGGACTGGCACGCATCGTAGAGCAGGTTGGAGCCGAAGTCGTTGGTATCGGAATCGTAATCGAGAAAGCCTTCCAGCCAGGCGGACGCTTGCTTCAAGAAGCAGGATATCGGGTTGAATCACTAGTTCGCATTGGAGCCCTGTCGAACGGACAAGTTACATTTGCGGATGAGGAGGGCACGAACTGA
- the nikB gene encoding nickel ABC transporter permease — MFNYILKRLLQMIPTLIGVSLLSFIILQLVPGDPAELIAGLDASPEEVQIIRERLGTDKPLYEQYFQYNVQLLQGDLGTSMRSDNPVLQEILERFPNTVILTILATIVTVVIGLITGVIAATKPGSARDHASMAFSLFGISMPVFWLGIILILVFAYYIPILPSGGSSELKHFILPALVLGISSAAVLARLTRSSILEVINQDYIRTAKAKGVREWLIIYKHALKNAFVPIITVIGMEIGNLLGGAVLTETVFSMNGLGRYIIQSIQFRDYSAVQGSILFVAFIFVIINLLVDLCYAAVDPRIRYDRKEA, encoded by the coding sequence GTGTTCAACTATATTCTGAAGCGGTTGCTTCAAATGATTCCAACCTTAATCGGTGTATCTCTGCTCTCTTTCATTATTCTCCAGCTCGTTCCGGGTGACCCGGCTGAATTGATTGCAGGGCTAGATGCCAGCCCTGAGGAAGTGCAGATTATTCGGGAGCGACTCGGAACCGATAAGCCGCTATATGAGCAGTATTTTCAATACAACGTTCAGCTACTTCAGGGAGATCTAGGTACGTCCATGCGCTCGGATAATCCAGTGCTCCAGGAAATTCTTGAACGTTTTCCAAACACGGTGATATTGACGATATTGGCAACAATCGTGACCGTCGTCATTGGATTAATCACAGGGGTTATAGCGGCAACGAAGCCAGGGAGCGCCCGTGATCATGCTTCGATGGCCTTTTCATTATTTGGCATATCCATGCCAGTGTTCTGGCTAGGTATTATCCTCATTCTTGTGTTCGCCTACTATATTCCGATTCTGCCTTCAGGAGGTAGTAGCGAATTGAAGCATTTTATATTGCCTGCTCTCGTGCTGGGCATCTCCTCTGCCGCTGTCCTTGCCCGTCTAACGCGATCCAGTATTCTTGAGGTAATCAATCAGGACTACATTCGGACAGCCAAAGCCAAGGGGGTACGCGAGTGGCTCATCATCTACAAGCATGCACTCAAAAATGCCTTCGTTCCAATTATTACGGTCATTGGCATGGAGATTGGCAATCTGCTGGGAGGAGCAGTGCTGACTGAAACTGTATTTTCAATGAACGGACTGGGCAGATACATTATTCAATCCATTCAATTTCGGGATTACTCCGCTGTGCAGGGAAGCATCTTATTTGTTGCTTTTATCTTTGTCATCATCAACCTGCTTGTTGATCTATGTTACGCCGCAGTAGATCCGAGAATTCGCTATGACCGGAAGGAGGCATGA
- a CDS encoding nucleobase:cation symporter-2 family protein: MARERIFQRHRHPVQTFSLGLQHVLAMYAGAVIVPLIVSRALGFTAEQLTYLIAIDLLACGVATLLQVWGNRYFGVGLPVMLGCAFQAVSPMIIIGQSSGVSAIYGAIIASGLFVLIFSGLFGKLIRLFPPVVTGSVVTIIGLTLIPVAFNDLGGSTNFGSAENLMLGFGVLLFIILLTRFTTGFIRSISVLIGLLAGTIAAGFMGGVNLAPLREASWFHMVQPFYFGTPTFEIVPILTMILVAIVSVAESTGVFMALGKILDKDLTSKDLARGYRAEGLAIVLGGIFNSFPYTTYSQNVGLVQMTRVKTRDVIVVAGGLLVVIGFVPKIAALAQLIPSSVLGGAMVALFGMVVSSGIRILGSQVDLNRHENLFIIACSVGMGLGVTVVPELFANTPAWAQIMLGNGIIAGSFTAIFMNLLFNGIGTKAEAARMAEKQADDIIGESKQPA, translated from the coding sequence ATGGCACGCGAACGTATTTTCCAGCGGCATCGGCACCCTGTCCAAACATTCTCCTTAGGTCTCCAGCATGTATTAGCAATGTATGCAGGTGCCGTGATTGTGCCTCTGATCGTAAGTAGAGCATTAGGGTTTACCGCTGAGCAACTGACATATCTGATTGCAATTGATCTGCTTGCCTGTGGCGTGGCGACATTGCTTCAAGTGTGGGGCAACCGTTATTTCGGAGTGGGGCTCCCTGTTATGCTTGGTTGTGCTTTCCAGGCGGTATCTCCGATGATTATCATCGGTCAGAGCAGCGGTGTATCGGCTATTTATGGTGCGATCATTGCTTCCGGACTATTTGTTCTTATTTTCTCCGGTCTATTCGGTAAATTGATTCGACTATTCCCACCAGTGGTTACAGGCTCAGTCGTAACGATTATTGGTCTGACACTGATCCCCGTGGCGTTCAACGACTTGGGTGGTAGTACGAATTTTGGTAGTGCTGAAAATCTGATGCTCGGTTTTGGTGTACTGCTGTTCATCATTTTGTTGACGCGTTTTACAACTGGATTTATCCGTTCGATTTCGGTTCTAATTGGTCTTCTCGCAGGTACAATCGCAGCAGGCTTCATGGGTGGAGTGAACCTTGCACCTTTACGTGAAGCAAGCTGGTTCCATATGGTGCAGCCGTTCTACTTCGGTACGCCAACGTTTGAGATTGTACCGATCCTGACGATGATTCTGGTCGCCATTGTGAGTGTTGCTGAATCAACGGGTGTATTTATGGCTTTGGGCAAAATTTTAGATAAAGACCTGACTTCCAAAGATCTGGCTCGCGGTTACCGTGCAGAAGGTCTGGCGATTGTACTGGGTGGTATCTTCAACTCCTTCCCATATACAACCTATTCGCAAAATGTAGGGCTTGTACAGATGACGCGGGTGAAAACGCGTGATGTCATTGTTGTAGCAGGTGGATTGCTTGTCGTGATTGGATTTGTACCAAAGATTGCTGCGCTGGCACAGCTTATTCCGAGCTCGGTTTTAGGTGGAGCCATGGTTGCTCTGTTCGGCATGGTGGTATCGTCAGGTATTCGTATTTTGGGAAGCCAAGTGGATCTGAACCGTCATGAGAATTTGTTCATTATCGCTTGTTCTGTAGGTATGGGTCTAGGGGTAACGGTTGTTCCTGAGCTGTTTGCGAATACACCGGCCTGGGCACAAATTATGTTAGGTAACGGCATCATTGCAGGTAGTTTTACAGCGATATTTATGAATCTCTTGTTCAACGGCATTGGAACGAAGGCTGAGGCAGCTAGAATGGCGGAGAAACAAGCGGACGATATTATTGGCGAATCTAAACAGCCTGCGTAA
- a CDS encoding DUF4870 domain-containing protein codes for MSPIKSSSGLDENIAGMLCYLFTIVGGIVFLAVEKRSRFVMFHALQSVTVFGLIMVGHVLCTFLPLFGPLVASLLSLLGVVVWLLMVVTSLQGKWLKLPWIGDFAEKQMRHL; via the coding sequence ATGTCCCCCATTAAATCATCGAGCGGTCTAGATGAAAATATTGCAGGTATGCTCTGTTATCTATTCACCATTGTTGGTGGGATCGTGTTTCTTGCCGTAGAAAAGCGTAGCCGATTCGTTATGTTCCACGCGCTCCAATCGGTAACCGTATTTGGCCTTATCATGGTCGGTCATGTGTTATGCACATTTCTCCCCTTATTTGGCCCATTGGTCGCCTCACTGTTATCCCTGCTTGGTGTGGTTGTATGGCTCCTGATGGTTGTAACCAGTCTACAGGGGAAATGGCTAAAGCTGCCTTGGATCGGCGATTTTGCGGAAAAACAGATGCGGCATTTGTAA
- a CDS encoding ABC transporter ATP-binding protein: protein MKRKLLEMKSLKTYFHTSEGIIPAVDGLDITIYEGETVGIVGESGSGKSVTSLTAMRLTQGKVEGSITFDDRDILGLSEKEMRAVRGNDMAMIFQEPMTSLNPVFTIGDQIREAIRNHRKASRAQTKERAIELLRLVGIPRPEQILYEYPHRLSGGMRQRVMIAMAMACSPKLLIADEPTTALDVTIQAQILELMQQLKASEGTSILLITHDLGVVAEMCDRVAVMYGGQIVEECDVLTLFTNPKHPYTQGLIKSMPTLDTNERRLYSIKGSVPPPGSLRQGCRFSPRCEYAQDICLEQLPQLETVEAGHTARCWLHTVAKEVIQ from the coding sequence TTGAAACGCAAATTACTTGAAATGAAGTCGCTCAAAACCTATTTTCACACGAGTGAAGGTATCATTCCGGCTGTAGACGGTCTGGACATTACGATCTATGAAGGTGAAACCGTCGGCATCGTTGGTGAATCTGGCTCTGGCAAAAGTGTCACCTCCCTAACCGCCATGAGGTTAACCCAAGGAAAGGTCGAAGGCTCCATTACTTTTGATGACAGAGATATTCTTGGCCTCTCGGAGAAAGAAATGCGAGCGGTACGAGGCAATGACATGGCGATGATCTTTCAGGAACCCATGACCTCACTCAATCCAGTGTTCACGATTGGTGACCAGATTCGAGAAGCCATTCGTAATCATCGGAAAGCGAGCCGAGCCCAAACCAAAGAGAGAGCGATTGAATTATTGCGCCTTGTCGGTATTCCACGACCTGAGCAAATTCTGTATGAATACCCCCATCGGTTATCCGGTGGCATGAGGCAACGGGTTATGATTGCCATGGCCATGGCATGCAGCCCCAAGCTACTCATTGCCGATGAACCAACAACCGCACTAGACGTTACGATTCAAGCCCAGATTTTGGAGCTTATGCAGCAGCTAAAAGCTAGTGAGGGAACTTCCATTTTGCTAATTACGCATGACTTGGGTGTCGTTGCTGAGATGTGTGACCGTGTAGCTGTAATGTACGGTGGTCAGATTGTCGAAGAGTGCGATGTGCTGACACTGTTCACTAATCCTAAGCACCCCTATACCCAAGGGCTAATCAAATCGATGCCCACACTAGATACAAACGAGCGCAGGCTGTATTCCATTAAAGGTAGCGTTCCACCACCAGGCAGTTTAAGACAAGGCTGTCGCTTCAGTCCTCGCTGCGAATATGCACAAGATATTTGCCTTGAACAGCTACCGCAACTAGAGACTGTAGAGGCTGGACACACAGCCAGATGCTGGCTCCATACAGTCGCTAAGGAGGTAATCCAATGA
- a CDS encoding ABC transporter substrate-binding protein: protein MKKRPLIYKFSSILIALALFAVGCGNANDSNSSGTSAASSSGGSAETASLKNLTIALTGDPIGFDPQNSTDSISNFINYQIYDRLVTFNDKLEIVPQLAESWETSEDGKTWTFQLRQGVTFQDGTPFNAEAVKTNFDRLIDPDKKLSQYATLGQFIESVTAKSESEVVFALKEPQGAFLNNIAVTSGSIISPKSIQEDEDGIAKTPVGTGPFKLKSWSSGNELVLESNQDYWGGKPNVSGITFKTVTENAARVIMLESGEADIIDKVPGTDIERLSNNSNFTINTRSTNRVGYIGINTKHAPFDNVKVRNALNLAIDRATLVNKLYEGRVEVATSIISKNSFGYADVGAYAYDVEAAKKLLQEAGVQAGTPLRIILAANTVQDRPAAEFVQNSLQQLGFKAELQVLELASYLDALKNPDSYDLFVRGASSLTGDGDALLRDSFLSTSKSNYAFYNNPKVDELIVTGGQALDREERQTIYNEALQLIKADAPWIPLYEDSVQVGYSSQVEGITFLPSLLWDLRGVKFK, encoded by the coding sequence ATGAAAAAGAGACCTTTAATCTACAAGTTTAGTAGTATCCTTATTGCTCTTGCACTATTTGCCGTTGGATGTGGCAATGCGAATGACTCCAATTCGAGTGGCACTTCGGCTGCAAGCAGTTCAGGGGGCTCTGCGGAGACTGCTTCGCTCAAAAACCTCACCATTGCCTTAACCGGCGATCCCATTGGCTTCGATCCGCAGAATTCCACCGACTCGATCTCTAACTTTATCAATTATCAGATCTATGACCGCCTCGTTACATTCAATGACAAGCTAGAGATTGTTCCACAGCTAGCAGAGAGCTGGGAGACATCCGAAGATGGTAAAACGTGGACATTCCAACTGCGCCAAGGTGTGACGTTCCAGGATGGAACACCTTTTAATGCAGAGGCTGTGAAGACAAACTTTGATCGTTTAATCGATCCGGACAAAAAGCTATCCCAATACGCAACGCTAGGACAGTTCATTGAGTCGGTTACTGCAAAGAGTGAATCTGAGGTTGTCTTTGCGTTGAAGGAGCCGCAGGGTGCTTTTCTGAACAATATCGCAGTAACGTCTGGCAGTATTATAAGCCCCAAATCTATTCAGGAAGATGAAGATGGCATTGCCAAAACGCCTGTCGGCACTGGTCCTTTCAAACTCAAAAGCTGGAGTTCTGGCAATGAACTTGTGCTTGAATCGAATCAGGACTACTGGGGCGGTAAGCCTAACGTAAGTGGTATTACCTTCAAAACGGTAACTGAAAATGCCGCTCGTGTCATCATGCTGGAGTCCGGCGAAGCCGACATCATCGACAAGGTTCCGGGCACAGATATTGAGCGTCTGTCCAATAACAGCAATTTCACCATTAATACTCGTTCTACCAACCGTGTTGGCTACATCGGAATTAACACAAAGCATGCTCCGTTTGACAATGTGAAGGTGCGCAATGCACTTAATCTCGCCATCGACCGTGCAACCTTAGTAAACAAACTTTATGAAGGACGGGTTGAGGTAGCTACTTCGATTATTTCCAAAAATTCGTTTGGTTACGCAGATGTTGGAGCTTACGCCTATGATGTTGAAGCCGCGAAGAAGCTGTTGCAAGAAGCAGGGGTTCAAGCTGGTACACCGCTTCGAATCATTCTCGCAGCCAACACCGTTCAAGATCGTCCTGCTGCCGAATTTGTACAGAATAGCCTCCAGCAGTTAGGGTTCAAAGCTGAGTTACAAGTACTGGAACTTGCCTCATATCTCGATGCACTGAAAAATCCGGATAGCTACGATTTATTCGTTCGAGGTGCCTCTTCTCTTACGGGAGACGGAGATGCTCTATTGCGGGACAGCTTCCTCTCTACAAGCAAATCCAATTATGCCTTCTACAACAATCCAAAGGTAGATGAGCTTATTGTTACTGGTGGACAGGCACTGGACAGAGAAGAGCGCCAAACCATATACAACGAAGCGTTACAGCTGATCAAAGCTGATGCGCCATGGATTCCTTTGTACGAAGATAGTGTTCAGGTCGGTTATTCCAGTCAGGTTGAAGGAATTACATTTTTACCTTCCTTGTTATGGGATCTGCGCGGTGTGAAGTTCAAATAA
- a CDS encoding creatininase family protein, whose translation MPLGSDSLLADQLAKLVAERVGAIIGPTVEAGDSNVLNDFPGTITIRPESLKAYLGDIVHSLLTWGFTRILFINGHAGNVPIINQIVHQLRGQHSDVQAAQIDCWRFIKAQDHGISETGKLANGHAGEIGTSVLLHLHPELVHQDKIADEVPDYEDAYPEIVKYGRLSSISKSGVVGSPSFATVEKGELLVQHSVDRIVQFLHDVWDIKPL comes from the coding sequence CTGCCGCTCGGTTCGGATAGTCTGCTCGCAGATCAGCTTGCCAAACTTGTAGCCGAGCGTGTTGGTGCGATAATCGGGCCAACCGTGGAAGCTGGCGATTCCAATGTGCTTAATGATTTTCCAGGAACCATCACGATTCGTCCCGAGAGCCTAAAAGCGTATCTTGGCGATATTGTACATAGTCTGCTTACTTGGGGCTTCACACGCATTCTATTTATTAATGGTCATGCTGGCAATGTCCCCATTATCAATCAGATTGTTCATCAGCTACGAGGACAGCATAGTGATGTACAGGCAGCGCAGATTGATTGCTGGCGATTCATCAAAGCACAGGATCACGGTATATCTGAAACTGGCAAATTGGCAAACGGTCATGCTGGAGAGATTGGCACCTCCGTTCTGCTACATCTACACCCCGAACTTGTTCATCAGGATAAGATTGCAGACGAAGTGCCTGATTATGAAGATGCATACCCCGAAATCGTGAAATACGGCCGCCTTTCTTCTATCTCCAAGTCTGGTGTGGTCGGTTCTCCATCATTCGCTACGGTGGAAAAAGGAGAATTACTTGTACAGCATTCGGTGGATCGCATCGTTCAGTTTCTCCATGACGTCTGGGATATCAAACCGCTATAA
- the nikC gene encoding nickel transporter permease, with protein sequence MNEPKAVPISVQISSSTASARRRSLSQMIKKVGSNKRSMIGLWIVTLFILIAILAPWISPYDPLEQNMDKLLQSPSLSHPFGTDEYGRDILSRIFYGARISLMVGIVGVIISVFFGVALGTIAGYFGGKIESLIMRITDIFMAFPGFLLALAIVSVLGPGMMNLMIAIGIFSIPSFTWISRSAVLSIKNKEYIEASRSMGSKHSRIIFKHIIPNSIAPIIVLSTLRIATAILSASGLSFLGMGAQPPSPEWGTMLSTGREFLRTAPHISIVPGVAIMLVVLGFNMLGDGLRDALDPKMKL encoded by the coding sequence ATGAATGAACCAAAGGCTGTGCCTATATCTGTCCAGATCAGTTCATCCACTGCATCTGCTAGACGACGTTCACTGAGCCAGATGATAAAAAAAGTGGGCAGCAATAAACGCTCCATGATCGGTCTATGGATCGTCACACTGTTTATATTAATTGCGATTCTCGCGCCATGGATTTCTCCGTATGACCCACTGGAGCAAAATATGGACAAGCTGCTGCAATCCCCTTCCCTCAGCCATCCATTTGGAACCGATGAGTATGGACGGGATATCCTCTCTCGTATTTTTTACGGTGCACGTATTTCGTTGATGGTTGGTATTGTTGGCGTAATCATCTCTGTCTTCTTCGGTGTAGCACTCGGAACAATCGCTGGTTATTTCGGGGGCAAGATCGAATCACTTATTATGCGGATTACCGATATCTTTATGGCTTTCCCTGGATTTTTGCTCGCCCTTGCTATCGTAAGTGTGCTTGGCCCAGGGATGATGAATCTGATGATTGCCATAGGCATATTCTCCATTCCATCATTCACTTGGATCTCCCGCAGCGCGGTTCTCTCCATTAAGAATAAAGAGTACATTGAAGCTTCGAGGTCTATGGGCTCGAAGCATAGTCGCATTATTTTCAAGCATATTATCCCGAACAGTATTGCTCCTATCATCGTTTTGTCCACGTTACGAATTGCAACAGCAATCCTATCTGCGTCAGGGTTAAGCTTTCTCGGTATGGGTGCTCAACCACCGTCACCCGAATGGGGAACGATGCTAAGCACAGGCAGGGAGTTCCTTCGAACTGCCCCTCATATCTCCATCGTACCAGGCGTGGCCATTATGCTCGTTGTTCTGGGATTCAATATGCTGGGTGACGGACTGCGTGATGCCCTTGATCCCAAAATGAAGCTATAG
- a CDS encoding RraA family protein yields the protein MFRIQPRVQGVTPELLELYQDISPSTIGHLTDFGFLHDLQPLFRPIRLLGNALTVRIPHLDASAIRHAFEIAQPNDIIVVDMSGDDQRACWGEFVTYAALDKKIAGAIISGCVTDVRPITQLRFPIYSKGISALTTRSLQLEGEVNTPVSVSGVSIQPGDLIVGDDDGVFVINPLHAKEIGIIAKEKQQKEEQRRKELGYGELLATHSTTHGTTDN from the coding sequence ATGTTTCGCATCCAACCACGAGTCCAAGGCGTTACTCCTGAATTACTGGAACTATATCAGGATATTAGTCCATCAACTATCGGACATTTAACCGACTTCGGTTTTCTCCATGACTTACAGCCACTCTTTCGCCCTATTCGCTTGTTAGGAAATGCCCTCACCGTACGAATTCCCCATCTCGATGCCTCAGCCATTCGCCACGCTTTTGAGATTGCCCAGCCAAACGATATTATCGTCGTGGATATGTCTGGCGATGACCAACGCGCTTGCTGGGGTGAATTTGTTACCTATGCAGCACTGGACAAAAAAATCGCCGGAGCCATCATTTCCGGATGTGTGACAGACGTTCGTCCAATTACCCAGCTCCGATTCCCCATTTATTCCAAAGGAATCAGCGCGCTAACTACGCGTTCCCTTCAACTTGAAGGCGAGGTTAACACTCCAGTCAGCGTCAGCGGTGTGAGTATCCAGCCCGGCGATCTGATTGTCGGTGATGATGATGGTGTTTTTGTTATTAATCCACTGCATGCGAAGGAAATCGGAATTATTGCGAAGGAAAAACAGCAAAAAGAAGAGCAACGCCGCAAAGAACTTGGATATGGGGAGCTGCTTGCAACTCATTCCACTACTCATGGCACAACCGATAATTAA
- a CDS encoding ABC transporter ATP-binding protein, with amino-acid sequence MNEPLLKVNNLKKYFPIKKGIFNRTVGHVKAVDGLKFTIFRGETLGLVGESGCGKSTTGRTLLQLLRPTEGEIIYEGRNMVGLPAEELRKMRKDMQMVFQDPYASLDPRMTVGELIAEPLDIHQVVTGQERARRIDELLEIVGLNSRHAERYGHEFSGGQRQRIGIARALALNPRLIVADEPVSALDVSIQSQIINLLQDLQEQFKLTYLFIAHDLSVVKHISSRIGVMYLGGIVELANKHDLFENPLHPYTQALLSAVPSPNPLIKKDRIVLQGDVPSPSNPPSGCSFHTRCHACMDICRTDKPELQDVGGRYVACHLYTNASQHYPT; translated from the coding sequence ATGAATGAACCGCTGCTTAAGGTAAACAATCTGAAGAAATATTTTCCGATCAAAAAAGGCATCTTCAATCGCACGGTTGGACATGTGAAAGCTGTAGATGGTCTGAAATTTACGATTTTCAGAGGCGAGACACTTGGACTTGTTGGCGAGAGCGGATGTGGCAAATCAACGACAGGTCGGACACTATTACAGCTCCTTCGTCCAACAGAAGGGGAAATTATATATGAGGGTCGTAACATGGTGGGATTACCCGCAGAAGAGCTGCGCAAGATGCGCAAAGACATGCAGATGGTATTCCAAGATCCTTATGCCTCACTCGATCCTCGCATGACCGTAGGTGAGTTAATCGCCGAACCTCTTGATATCCATCAGGTCGTTACAGGGCAAGAACGAGCAAGACGGATCGATGAGTTATTGGAGATTGTCGGGTTAAACAGCCGGCATGCCGAACGTTACGGTCATGAATTCAGTGGAGGACAACGCCAACGGATTGGCATTGCAAGAGCACTTGCTTTGAACCCTAGGCTGATCGTTGCTGACGAGCCCGTCTCTGCGTTGGATGTGTCTATTCAATCCCAAATCATTAATCTACTTCAGGATTTGCAAGAACAGTTCAAGCTAACGTACTTGTTCATCGCCCATGATCTAAGTGTTGTGAAACATATCAGCAGTCGTATTGGTGTCATGTACCTGGGCGGTATCGTTGAGCTTGCCAATAAGCATGACTTATTCGAAAACCCTTTGCATCCTTACACACAGGCATTGCTGTCTGCTGTCCCTAGCCCGAATCCCTTGATTAAAAAAGATCGAATTGTATTACAGGGTGATGTGCCTAGTCCATCAAACCCTCCTTCTGGATGCAGCTTCCATACACGCTGTCACGCTTGCATGGACATCTGCCGAACAGATAAACCCGAATTACAGGATGTTGGTGGTCGTTACGTCGCATGTCATTTATACACTAACGCTTCACAACATTATCCTACTTAA